A single genomic interval of Myxocyprinus asiaticus isolate MX2 ecotype Aquarium Trade chromosome 19, UBuf_Myxa_2, whole genome shotgun sequence harbors:
- the LOC127409729 gene encoding lysosome-associated membrane glycoprotein 5-like: protein MEFLDRAGLVLALIGVLLLKMFVLAEQEVENLSGLSLNPDRDIFVVRENGTTCLMAELAVKFLIPYDVLALNGIDLITEQVSLSIPRGAQIAGKCGTSESELHISWINDAFTFRIFFSKEMSTMGSDDKAKETEVWKINKVQLVYDTSETTHFINAYNPGKHTASTHRLSALVTPAGHSYVCAAQQTLTLISSDHQKGITVSMYDIQIQPFDINSDFIFSEPYKCITDQREQLEQMLPLILGLILGLIIVITISVYHFHLKLTAQQQVQLPQDRSLYKNM from the exons ATGGAGTTTCTGGACCGGGCAGGACTTGTGCTCGCGCTCATCG GTGTTCTTCTTTTAAAGATGTTTGTGTTGGCTGAACAAGAGGTGGAGAATCTGTCCGGACTGTCGCTGAATCCGGATCGAGATATTTTTGTAGTGCGTGAAAACGGAACGACGTGTCTGATGGCGGAGCTCGCGGTGAAATTCCTCATTCCGTACGATGTTCTCGCGCTCAACGGGATCGAT TTGATCACGGAGCAGGTGTCTCTGTCGATCCCGCGCGGCGCTCAGATTGCCGGTAAATGCGGGACGAGTGAATCAGAGCTGCACATCTCGTGGATTAATGACGCATTCACATTCCGCATCTTCTTCTCAAAG gagATGAGCACTATGGGCAGTGATGATAAAGCCAAAGAAACTGAAGTGTGGAAAATAAACAAGGTTCAGCTGGTTTATGACACATCAGAGACGACGCACTTTATAAACGCTTATAACC CGGGGAAACACACAGCGAGCACACACCGTCTGTCAGCGCTGGTCACTCCGGCCGGTCACTCATATGTGTGTGCGGCTCAACAGACACTCACTCTGATCTCCAGCGATCATCAGAAGGGAATCACCGTCTCCATGTACGACATCCAGATCCAACCCTTCGACATCAACAGTGACTTCATCTTCAGTGAAC CGTATAAATGCATCACAGACCAGCGTGAGCAGTTAGAACAGATGCTGCCGCTGATTCTGGGTCTGATTCTGGGTCTGATCATTGTCATCACCATCTCTGTGTATCACTTCCACCTCAAACTGACGGCACAACAACAAGTACAACTGCCACAAGACCGCTCGCTCTACAAGAACATGTGA